The following coding sequences are from one Methanococcoides orientis window:
- the eif1A gene encoding translation initiation factor eIF-1A — MDKIEPGIDSDAPQQATRVRTPKAEDREVLAIVESLMGASRVKLRCMDGVARMGRIPGSMKKDNWIREGDVVIVIPWDFQDTKADVIWKYTRNQVNWLESEGFLKG, encoded by the coding sequence CTGGATAAAATAGAACCTGGAATAGATAGTGATGCACCACAACAAGCAACACGAGTAAGAACACCAAAAGCGGAAGACAGGGAAGTTCTTGCGATCGTGGAGAGCCTTATGGGTGCAAGCCGGGTAAAGCTCCGGTGTATGGACGGTGTCGCCCGTATGGGTCGCATACCAGGATCCATGAAAAAAGACAACTGGATACGTGAAGGTGATGTTGTGATCGTTATCCCATGGGACTTCCAGGACACAAAAGCAGACGTGATATGGAAATACACACGCAACCAGGTCAATTGGCTTGAAAGTGAAGGTTTCCTGAAAGGATGA
- a CDS encoding serine protein kinase RIO, giving the protein MKKELEGKIKRLDNSVDKLRIRRKDSDNLKVTENVFDNATLKALYTLSNKGIVQALGGSISTGKEANVFLADGEEEDIAIKIYRISSSSFRSMEDYILGDPRFSNIRHNKRDIVFAWTKKEFRNLMRAKQAGVRVPEPIITERNILIMKFMGENGKPYPLLKDMKIQKEDGQMIFETVIDYMHKLYVDANLVHGDLSEYNILIDPEDLTPIIIDMGQSVTLEHPRADQFLKRDIENIVRYFKRYKIEESPESIYARIKEPEPEN; this is encoded by the coding sequence ATGAAAAAAGAACTTGAAGGCAAGATAAAACGCCTTGATAATAGCGTTGATAAATTGCGAATTAGACGCAAAGACAGCGACAATCTCAAAGTAACCGAGAACGTATTTGATAACGCCACCCTAAAGGCACTATATACTTTGTCCAACAAAGGGATAGTACAGGCACTGGGCGGATCCATAAGTACAGGAAAGGAAGCAAATGTATTCCTTGCAGATGGAGAAGAGGAAGACATCGCAATCAAGATCTACCGAATATCTTCAAGCAGTTTTAGATCAATGGAAGATTATATCCTCGGAGACCCACGTTTCAGCAATATACGTCATAACAAGAGGGACATAGTCTTTGCATGGACTAAAAAAGAGTTCAGGAACCTCATGAGAGCAAAACAAGCTGGAGTCCGCGTACCCGAACCCATAATTACCGAAAGGAACATACTAATAATGAAATTTATGGGTGAGAATGGCAAGCCTTACCCACTGCTCAAAGACATGAAGATCCAGAAAGAAGACGGGCAGATGATATTCGAAACGGTTATAGACTATATGCATAAGCTCTATGTAGATGCAAACCTTGTCCATGGTGACCTTAGTGAATACAACATACTGATCGATCCGGAAGATCTAACACCCATCATTATCGACATGGGACAATCCGTAACTCTGGAACATCCACGTGCAGACCAATTCTTAAAGCGAGATATCGAGAACATAGTCAGATACTTTAAACGCTACAAGATCGAGGAGTCACCCGAAAGCATTTATGCACGGATAAAAGAACCGGAACCAGAGAACTAA
- a CDS encoding KH domain-containing protein, translating to MTHIKVPQDRIGAIIGPKGSVKNMIETKSTSKLEINSESGTVEVIAGDDPVGAMRAADVIQAIARGFNPEKVYSFFDDDMLMLEIIDLSQAASTSKELLRLKGRIIGKGGKTREIAESLIGVKISVYGKTVSVIGHPDQILIMRTALEMLIDGANHGSVYSFLEKKKQDMMRAQLDSY from the coding sequence ATGACACATATCAAAGTACCCCAGGACAGAATCGGCGCGATCATCGGCCCAAAAGGCAGTGTTAAAAATATGATCGAAACCAAATCCACCTCCAAACTGGAAATAAATAGCGAAAGTGGCACAGTGGAAGTAATAGCTGGGGATGACCCGGTCGGAGCTATGAGAGCAGCTGACGTCATACAGGCCATTGCAAGAGGATTCAACCCTGAAAAGGTATACAGTTTCTTTGATGATGATATGCTAATGCTCGAGATAATCGACCTATCACAAGCAGCATCAACATCAAAGGAATTACTTCGACTTAAAGGGAGGATCATTGGTAAAGGTGGAAAGACAAGAGAAATAGCAGAGAGCCTTATAGGCGTCAAGATCTCAGTCTACGGTAAAACAGTAAGCGTCATAGGCCATCCCGACCAGATACTTATAATGAGAACAGCATTGGAAATGCTTATCGACGGTGCAAACCACGGTTCTGTATACAGCTTCCTTGAAAAGAAGAAACAGGACATGATGCGTGCGCAGCTTGATTCATATTGA
- a CDS encoding fasciclin domain-containing protein, which yields MSETKSIVQTAIDIGDFPTLVNAAKKLGLDKKFDNNGPYTIFAPLEKAFEPIPESVIDEAFDDLDYLMDIINYHVVEGKYLTSDLKEVDSLTALNGKILKITNDGNVMINGISIERENIECTNGIIHAIGDILIP from the coding sequence ATGAGTGAAACAAAGAGCATCGTACAAACAGCAATAGACATCGGTGATTTTCCAACACTTGTAAATGCTGCTAAAAAGCTAGGCCTCGATAAAAAGTTCGATAATAATGGACCATATACAATATTTGCCCCTCTTGAAAAAGCATTCGAACCAATACCTGAAAGTGTAATAGATGAAGCATTCGATGACCTTGATTACCTTATGGACATCATAAATTACCATGTTGTCGAAGGAAAATACCTCACATCAGATCTAAAAGAGGTTGACTCACTGACTGCCCTCAACGGTAAGATATTGAAGATCACAAACGATGGTAATGTAATGATCAATGGGATATCGATCGAAAGAGAAAATATTGAATGCACTAATGGCATCATTCATGCTATCGGCGACATACTGATACCTTAA